The genomic window AGAGGCAGTCGCCGGCGGCGTGACCGGCGCGGTCGTTCACGGCCTTCAGGCCGTCGAGATCGAGCATGAGGATGGAGAGCGTGGCGCCGAAGCGCTCGGCGCGGTGGATTTCCTTCTCCAGCGCTTCCATCATCCAGCGCTGGTTGAACAGGCCGGTCAGGCTGTCCACGCGGGCTTCGAGTCGTGATTGCTCGAAGGCGCAGGCGTGGTGCACGGCCCGGCCGAGGAAGGCCAGAATCTCCTCCAGCGGCAGGCCGACCTCGGTCTGGATCGTGCGGGCACAGCCACTGAAGCAGAGCACCCCCCACAGGCGGCCCGCGCTTTGCAGCGGCGCGACCAGGCAAGCCTCGTCCGGGTACGGTCGCGGCACGTCCCGGTTGATACCGTGACTGGCGCGTTGCGCGCCCGCACGGTCCGTGCGGAGGATATGCCCCGTGCGGGCGACCGCCGCCATCAAGCTGGTCTGCACTGCGTCCAGGCGCACGGTCAGATCAATGGGGCGTGTGTGTGTAGTTTCGGCCAGTGTCAGCACGTCCTGGCCGGGGCCGCGCAGGTACAGTGAGGCGTCACGGTAGCCCAGGCGCGGCGGCAGGCTACTCACGCACTGGCGGCACAACGCCTTCAGGTCGAGTTCGAGAAACTCGAGCAGCCACGCCGGCAGCGGGCGGCCACCGCTCGGGCCGACCATCAGCGGCGCGCCGGGTGTCGATGCCGGCACGCCGGCCCAGAGGACCTCGAGCACGGCCGGCGAGCAGGGTTTGCGGATGAAGCGGCCCGCGGCGAGCCCGCCTGGGAGCGGTTGTTGGAATGAATGGAAGTAGACGCGCTGCCGGGCGGTGGGGGCGGCGGTGCCGGGGGTCGTGTCCAGGTCGATCCAGACCTGCGCGACCTCCAACGGGCCGCACTGCGCAACTTCATCCGAGCCAAGGCATTGGAGCAGGCAGCGCGGGGGACGGCGGCGGGCCACCGCGGCCCGGAACGACCGGTCGTCGGTGATCAGCAGCACATCCGTGTGTCGTCCGGGCATCGCAGTTCCACTTTGCGCTTACCAATGCGCTTTATCGGGGGCCGGCAGCAAATAACTGTAGTCCGCGCGCGGTCTCGCCCGCGGCGGGGAAGCGCAATTTTGATGTGCCGACCGGCAGGAATCGACCGATAGGAAGGGGCGCTGCGGCGTCGCGCCGCAGCCGCGCTGAACGTGCAGGATGCAGGTGCAACGCTCAGGATGAGCAAGCCGCGGATGTTCAACTCGCTCGGCGAACTGCTGGCCGGCCGCTGGCAGATTCCGCTCGCGCTGGTGGCGGCGGCGGCGGTCGGGTTCGCGCTCTACCGCGCCAGACCGCAGCCCCCCCAAGTCGACCTGCAGACCGTTCTGACCGACCTCACCGTACTCGAGGAAACCTCCGGCGTGACCGCGGCCGCCAACGCCGCCGCCAATCTGCTGGAGCTGAAGCCGCCCCTGCCGCCCGAGCAGCGCGCCGCGTTGCACGACCGCGTGGCGGAGTTGC from Phycisphaerae bacterium includes these protein-coding regions:
- a CDS encoding sensor domain-containing diguanylate cyclase → MPGRHTDVLLITDDRSFRAAVARRRPPRCLLQCLGSDEVAQCGPLEVAQVWIDLDTTPGTAAPTARQRVYFHSFQQPLPGGLAAGRFIRKPCSPAVLEVLWAGVPASTPGAPLMVGPSGGRPLPAWLLEFLELDLKALCRQCVSSLPPRLGYRDASLYLRGPGQDVLTLAETTHTRPIDLTVRLDAVQTSLMAAVARTGHILRTDRAGAQRASHGINRDVPRPYPDEACLVAPLQSAGRLWGVLCFSGCARTIQTEVGLPLEEILAFLGRAVHHACAFEQSRLEARVDSLTGLFNQRWMMEALEKEIHRAERFGATLSILMLDLDGLKAVNDRAGHAAGDCLLRHLAGRISGVLRQFDGAARVGGDEFIIMLPATDLQGAQQVARRLLDSIHEDAAQYQDTPLPIAASIGAAEWCRGWDARQLIDAADRAMYAAKQQGRDKFVCHTPESPPPPQATIRLGAAPAGELRAPGATRFTEHLPRTAEPPIAPACSGPEPHVVEAAPRSAAAPPATRH